ACAGTCCCATTTATTAAATAGCATTCAGGGGAAAGTGCAAACATTTATTACAACGACAAACATTAGCGGAATTAAACATGAGGTACTTCAACAAGCAAAAACCTTTCATGTCAACAATGGCAATATTTCTCCCAGTGAATAAACACCCACATGTCTGAAGCGAAACAACGAGAGGTATTTTTCACCTCTTTTTCGCTTCCAATCTGGAAGATGGTTGATTCATAGATTTTTAGAGAAATGAGGTGTCTTTTTGTTTGTCCACATTGGTGGATACACAGTCATCCGCTCCAAAGATATCGTCGCCATTTTAAACTATGACGTCCAGGAAGCGTCGACGATTACCCAGCAATATCTTGCGTCTTTGAATGAGAATGAGATCGTAAAAATAGTGGAGGATAACGACGCGACGAAATCACTCGTCGTCACCTCCGAGAAATTATATCATTCACCCATATCCTCCACGACCTTGAAACGACGTTCCCAAAGTATGTTTGTAGACGGGAACGATGAAGGACGATAAGTCCGCAAATATGGCTGAAGTGCCCCGAATCCAGTTTTGTATGAACCTCTAATTAGAAACGTAGGTGAAGATTGCCCATGGAACAACATTCGTATGATGAAAGTCAAATACAGGTACTCAAGGGCTTGGAAGCAGTTCGGAAGCGCCCGGGAATGTATATCGGTTCCACAAACGCACGGGGACTCCATCATCTCGTTTGGGAAATCGTAGATAACAGCATTGATGAAGCGATGGCAGGATTCTGTGATGAGATTCATATCGAGATTGAAAAAGACAACAGTATCACGGTAACCGATAACGGTCGCGGCATTCCCGTCGGTATGCACGAAAAAGAAGGAAGACCGACGTTGGAAGTCATCATGACGGTTCTTCATGCCGGAGGAAAATTTGGCGGCGGCGGATATAAAGTCTCCGGTGGCCTGCATGGCGTGGGTTCCTCCGTCGTTAATGCGCTTTCCGAACATATGGAAGTTGAAATCCATCGTGATGGAAACGTTTACTATCAAGATTATAGGCAAGGGATACCGCAGCAAGAACTTTCGGTTACGGGAGACACGGACAAAACAGGTACACGGATACGTTTCACCCCCGATCAAACGATTTTTACAGAAACGAGAGAATATGAAGCTGAAACGTTAATGACTCGTTTAAGAGAGCTGGCATTTTTGAATAAAGGGCTGCGCATCTTCTTTACAGACAAGCGCGAAGAAGAGCAGCAAACGAATGAATACTACTATGAAGGTGGTATTCGCTCCTTTGTTGAATATTTAAATCAATCAAAGGAACCAATCCATGAACCGCCAATTCATATCGAAAGTGAACAATCAGGCATTCAAGTAGAAATTGCAGTTCAATATAATAATAGTTTTACGAGCAATCTCTATTCATTTGCCAATAATATTAATACGCATGAAGGCGGGACGCATGAGTCGGGATTTAAAACCGGATTAACACGCGTGATTAATCATTATGCCCGCCAGCATCAATTGTTTAAAGACAATGATCCGAACCTTGTCGGGGAAGATGTGCGAGAAGGTTTAACCGCGATCATCTCGGTAAAAATCCAGGATCCGCAGTTTGAAGGACAAACGAAAACCAAACTTGGAAACAGCAGTGTCAGAACGGCCACCGATCAACAATTCAGCGATCATTTTGCCCGTTTTCTTGCTGAGAACCCGGATACTGCCCGAAAAGTGGTGGAAAAAGGAATTACCGCATCGAGAGCGCGAGAAGCGGCAAAGAAAGCCCGTGAATTCACCCGCCGTAAAAGCGCCCTCGAAGTCGGCTCTTTGCCCGGCAAATTGGCGGATTGTTCAACGCGAGACGCAACGATCAGTGAGATGTATATCGTGGAGGGAGATTCAGCCGGAGGTTCAGCGAAAGCAGGTCGTGACAGCTATTTTCAGGCTATTCTTCCTTTGCGAGGAAAAATATTAAACGTCGAAAAAGCACGGCTTGACAGAATCCTTAACAATAATGAAATTCGATCCATTATTACTGCGCTTGGGACGGGGATCGCCGACGAATTTAATATCGAGAAAGCGCGTTACCATAAAATCATTATCATGACAGATGCCGACGTGGACGGGGCGCATATCCGAACGCTTATTTTGACGTTTTTCTATCGTTTTATGCGCCCGTTGATTGAAAAGGGGTATGTATATATTGCCCAGCCGCCGCTATACCAGGTAAAACAAAACAAGAAAGTTCGCTATATCCAAGAAGAAGCAGATTTACAGCCGCTTTTGGATGAATGGCCGGATACGCCCGTGCCGGAGATTCAACGGTATAAAGGTTTGGGCGAGATGAACGCCGATCAATTATGGGAAACAACCATGAACCCGGAAGGACGTAGGCTTCTGCAGGTTACTTTAGAAGACGCAATGATGGCTGACAGTGTTTTCGATACGCTAATGGGGGATAGAGTTGAACCGCGCAGGGAATTTATCGAGGACAATGCGGAATACGTGCAGAATCTCGATGTTTAATACCCGAGGTTTGAAAAGACGCCCTTTTCAAACCTTGAAAATGGGAGGATAAGGAATGGCAGACCACGAATCTAATGTCCATGAAATAAATATTAGTCAAGAAATGCAGACGTCGTTCCTGGATTATGCCATGAGCGTTATTGTCAGTCGTGCCCTTCCCGATGTGCGCGACGGCATGAAACCTGTGCATCGACGCATCCTTCATGCGATGAACGAACTTGGGATGACCCCGGACAAAGCCCATAAAAAGTCAGCGCGCATCGTCGGGGATGTGATCGGTAAATACCATCCCCATGGCGATAGCGCTGTCTATGAAACAATGGTGCGAATGGCACAAGATTTCAGTTACCGGTACATGCTCGTTGATGGACATGGAAACTTTGGATCCGTCGATGGGGACTCTGCAGCAGCCATGCGGTATACGGAAGCGCGTATGTCCAAAATCTCTAACGAACTCGTTCGGGATATTCGCAAAGACACGGTGGACTACCAAGACAATTATGATGGTGCCGAAAAAGAACCTGTCGTTTTACCGGCGCGTTTCCCGAATTTGCTCGTGAACGGAGCAGCCGGGATCGCGGTTGGGATGGCGACAAACATCCCCCCGCACCAATTGGGAGAAGTCATAGACGGTGTATTGGCATTGAGCCGAAACCCCGAGTTGAGTATTGACGAATTGATGGAGCATATCCCGGGTCCTGATTTTCCAACGGCAGGTTTGATCATGGGCCGAAGCGGGATCCGAAAAGCATACCACACAGGTCGGGGATCCATTACCATACGGGCCAATGCGCATATCAACGAGCAACGAAGCGGCAAAGAAGAAATTATCGTTACGGAGTTACCCTTTCAAGTCAACAAAGCACGGCTTGTAGAAAAAATTGCCGAGCTCGTACGAGAGAAAAAAATCGATGGCATTACGGATTTACGCGATGAAACATCTCGAAAAGGGATGCGTATTGTAATTGAAATTCGTAAAGACGCCAATGCCAACGTTATTTTAAACAACTTGTATAAATGGACGGCTCTGCAAACGACGTTTGGCGTCAATCTGTTGGCACTTGTAAATGGGCAGCCGGAAGTACTCAATCTCAAACAATCGCTAAGCCTTTATCTTGACCATCAGGTCGAAGTGATTCGCAGGCGCACCCAATTTGATTTGAACAAGGCAGAAGCTCGCGCTCACATTTTGGAAGGCTTAAGAATTGCCCTCGATCACATCGATGCGATTATCGAATTGATCCGCTCGTCTGAAACGACAGACATTGCCCGTCAGGGCCTGATCGAGAACTATGACCTAAGCCATGAACAAGCGCAAGCGATCCTTGATATGCGTTTGCAACGCCTCACCGGTCTTGAACGGGATAAGATCGAAAATGAATATGAAGCGTTGATTGAACGCATTGCGGAACTAAAAGCGATTCTGGCCGATAACGAGAAAGTTCTCAATATTATTCGCGATGAACTGAGTGACATTAAAAAACGGTACAATGATGAACGACGTACAGCTATTCACGCTAGCGAAAATGTCTTGGAAGACGAAGATTTAATCCCGCAGGAAAATGTCGTGATCAGCATTACCCATGAAGGGTACATTAAACGTTTGCCGCTTACGACGTATCGGAGCCAGCGCCGTGGTGGTCGGGGCATTCAGGGAATGGGCACAAATGATGGAGATTTTGTCGAACATTTGTTTACGACCAACTCTCATCACACCATCCTTTTCTTTTCCAACAAAGGAAAAGTTTATCGCCTCAAAGCATATGAAGTGCCCGAGTTAAAACGTACGGCAAAAGGGATTCCGGTGATCAACCTCTTACAAATCGAAAAGGGTGAGGAAATCAGTACGGTGATTCCGATTGAAAAATACCGGGATGATGATTATCTGCTGTTTATCACGAAAAAAGGCATTGCCAAACGAACCCCATTATCCGCATATGCTAATATCCGAAGAGGCGGCCTCTTTGCCGTAAACATCCGGGAAGATGATGAATTGCACGGGGTACGCCTTACGGACGGTGCCAGTGATATCATTCTCGGTACGAAAAACGGCATCGCCATTCGGTTTAATGAAGAAGATGTAAGGCTCATGGGCCGGACAGCTACCGGTGTTAAAGGGATTTCCCTTGACCTAGACGACGAGGTCATTGGCATGGATATGATCCGGCCAGAAGAAGATGTGCTACTCGTGACCAATAAAGGCTTCGGAAAAAGGACAAAAGAAGACGAATTCAAAGTTCAAAATCGTGGCGGCAAAGGCCTAAAGGCATGCACACTTACCGAACGAACCGGGCATGTGATCGCACTTAGGGTTCTTTCCGACGATTATGATTTAATGGTGATGACGGAAAAAGGCATTATCATCCGTATCCATGTTAACGAGATCTCTGAACTCGGTCGATATGCCCAAGGCGTCATGCTCATTCGAGTCGATGAAAATGAAGAAGTTTCAACCGTAGCCCCCGTTGAAGTCGAAGAAATGGAAGAAGAAATTCAAGAAGAAGAGGAAGAAGAAGAGGAAGAAGAAGAAAAGGGAGAAGAAAGCTCTCCACAAACAGATGGAGACGATGAATAAAGCCAAAACGGCCCCGACATCCAGACGGTGATGCGGGCCGTTTTTTTTTAATAGAAGGTATGAATACATGCGAATTGTCCAAGTACCAAGCGCATGGTGCCCGAAATTGATCGAAACTGGCCTTCCCGGGCACCATGAAGCGTTTAAGGTGCCCCAAATGCGGGTTCGGCACGCGTTTCGGTCGCCATGAAGAGCCCATGGCGACCGTACAATGGCCTCTTTCCGATTTACGGGAACCATGATCCCTCTATGGTGCCTCCAATATGGTTTCGGCGTGATTTCGGTCGTCATAAAGCTGTTATGGCGCCTGAAATCCGGGTTCGTTGCTTGTTTCGGTCACTATGAACCAGTCTTGGCGACCGTAAACCGAAGATTTTTCGCCTATCGGGCTTCATGGCACCAAATCTTATGCATATCTCAACGATTTGGCGTCACAAACGCCGTGTGAAGACAAATCGTTGGCAAAGCCATTTTATCTTTGCGTCACAACCATCGTCTGAAGACAAATATCCGGCACATCTCTTATATTTGGCGCCTAAATACAGAGTTTCAGCCCGTTCTACACTCGTATCGTCGTCTAAATTAAAACCCTTCATCTCCCCATAAGTGCACCAAGTGCCTTTTCCACGATCATCGCTTCACAAATCGCGGGGCATTGTTCGACGTACGTTTCAAGCAACGGAAGATCGGCCGATGAACGTTGGGAAATTAGCTCTCCCCACCACTCCGTTTCATAACGGTTAATCATGCTGAGATTATATAACAGTAAATAGTGAATCAATAAGCCCGGCAACGTTGCTTCTTTTCTTTTCGTTTTGAAGCGGGCATCGGCACGGACCGAATCTTGCAGCAAAGGAATTTGTAAAAAAAGCGTTGCCATTTGAAACCGATCCTGATGGACCGCCTCCTCCTGGCACATGTGCTGCAGCAGATGAGGAAATAACCCGTGCTTCTGAATTTTAACCTCGTCATCGATAAAACGATAATCTTTCCGTTTTCTTTTTCGGGTAGATACGCCGTGGGCGAGTACACTTGTGGTGGAAGGATAGGTGGGATCATAGAGTAAAATCAGCGCTTTTATCAAATGGCTAAAGCCATAAAATAAAAGCAACGGCCGGGAATGAAAGGGCATGCGGCAGGATTCTTCCAACAATGAACGCCCTTGTTGCCAGCGATGGATAAACGGCAATGTGTTTGCATACGCGTATTTTTTCGCGAGTTTTTCCTGGTCGAAGAGGGTTTGATAACGATCATTCAGCTTTTTGGTTAACGTTTCTGTTACGGTATATGGCTGAAAATCAGAAAATGTATGCAAAATACATTCCTCCGGTGAACACACTTATTAGAAATTTAGAACTTCTTGAAGAGGGACGATAAAAATAGACAAGCGTGATAAAATAGAAGGAATAACACACCCTAGGAGACTTACGAATAACTTTTCCGATTGTACGCCTTTTTACGCATGATTATAAAAAGAAGGGATGAAAAAATGAGAGAGGATAAGTTTGGAAAACAAGGGTTAACCTTTGATGACGTATTGTTGCTTCCGGATCGCTCAGAAATACACCCCCGGGACGTAGACATTCACTCCAAATTGACGGCGAAACTCCCGCTTAATATGCCAATCTTAAGTGCCAGCATGGATACGGTAACGGAAGCGGAAATGGCGATTGCAATGGCTCGTGAAGGTGGCCTCGGTGTCATTCACAAAAATATGTCTGTGGAAGAGCAGGCAGAAATGGTTGACATGGTGAAACGTTCTGAGAGCGGTGTAATCACCAATCCCTTTTTTTTAACGCCGGATCGGCAAGTGTATGATGCCGAGCACTTGATGGGAAAGTTCCGCATTTCAGGCGTTCCAATCGTAGATGAGGAACAAAAGCTTGTCGGGATTCTCACCAATCGCGATCTGCGTTTTATTGATGATTACGCGATTCAAATCGATGATGTCATGACTAAAACCAATCTCGTTACCGCTCCTGTCGGTACAACGTTGGCAGAAGCGGAAAAAATCTTGCAACAATATAAAATCGAGAAATTGCCGCTCGTCGATAACGACATGGAATTAAAAGGGCTCATTACGATTAAGGATATTGAAAAGGCGATCGAATATCCAAGATCTGCCAAAGATGAACAGGGACGATTGCTTGTGGCAGCTGCTGTCGGTGTTGCCCATGATACGCAGGTCAGAATGAAAGCACTCGTAGAAGCAGGTGTGGATGCCATCGTCATAGATACAGCGCATGGACATTCACGCGGGGTACTCGATCAAGTGGCGCAGATTCGCGAGGCCTATCCGGAAGTGACGTTAATTGTCGGAAACGTGGCTACAGGTGCCGGAACGAGGGATTTAATCCAAGCAGGAGCTGATGTTGTAAAAGTAGGGATCGGCCCAGGCTCCATTTGTACAACCCGAGTGGTCACAGGTATCGGTGTCCCGCAGATCACAGCTGTCTACGAATGTGCCGCGGAGGCCCAAAAGCACGGGGTACCGATTATTGCCGACGGCGGAATCAAATACTCCGGAGATATTGTAAAAGCCTTGGCGGCCGGTGCAAATGCAGTGATGCTCGGAAGCATGCTGGCAGGGGTTTCGGAAAGCCCCGGTGAAACGGAAATTTATCAAGGACGCCAGTTTAAAGTTTATCGGGGTATGGGTTCTATGAGCGCGATGGAAAAAGGGAGCAAGGACCGATACTTTCAAGAAGACAATCAGAAGTTTGTACCGGAAGGCATCGAAGGACGAACCCCTTACAAAGGGCCGCTCGCGGATACGCTCTACCAACTAACGGGCGGTATCCGTTCAGGCATGGGTTATTGCGGTGCTGCCAACTT
The Salicibibacter kimchii DNA segment above includes these coding regions:
- a CDS encoding YaaC family protein — encoded protein: MHTFSDFQPYTVTETLTKKLNDRYQTLFDQEKLAKKYAYANTLPFIHRWQQGRSLLEESCRMPFHSRPLLLFYGFSHLIKALILLYDPTYPSTTSVLAHGVSTRKRKRKDYRFIDDEVKIQKHGLFPHLLQHMCQEEAVHQDRFQMATLFLQIPLLQDSVRADARFKTKRKEATLPGLLIHYLLLYNLSMINRYETEWWGELISQRSSADLPLLETYVEQCPAICEAMIVEKALGALMGR
- the gyrB gene encoding DNA topoisomerase (ATP-hydrolyzing) subunit B, coding for MEQHSYDESQIQVLKGLEAVRKRPGMYIGSTNARGLHHLVWEIVDNSIDEAMAGFCDEIHIEIEKDNSITVTDNGRGIPVGMHEKEGRPTLEVIMTVLHAGGKFGGGGYKVSGGLHGVGSSVVNALSEHMEVEIHRDGNVYYQDYRQGIPQQELSVTGDTDKTGTRIRFTPDQTIFTETREYEAETLMTRLRELAFLNKGLRIFFTDKREEEQQTNEYYYEGGIRSFVEYLNQSKEPIHEPPIHIESEQSGIQVEIAVQYNNSFTSNLYSFANNINTHEGGTHESGFKTGLTRVINHYARQHQLFKDNDPNLVGEDVREGLTAIISVKIQDPQFEGQTKTKLGNSSVRTATDQQFSDHFARFLAENPDTARKVVEKGITASRAREAAKKAREFTRRKSALEVGSLPGKLADCSTRDATISEMYIVEGDSAGGSAKAGRDSYFQAILPLRGKILNVEKARLDRILNNNEIRSIITALGTGIADEFNIEKARYHKIIIMTDADVDGAHIRTLILTFFYRFMRPLIEKGYVYIAQPPLYQVKQNKKVRYIQEEADLQPLLDEWPDTPVPEIQRYKGLGEMNADQLWETTMNPEGRRLLQVTLEDAMMADSVFDTLMGDRVEPRREFIEDNAEYVQNLDV
- the gyrA gene encoding DNA gyrase subunit A; this encodes MADHESNVHEINISQEMQTSFLDYAMSVIVSRALPDVRDGMKPVHRRILHAMNELGMTPDKAHKKSARIVGDVIGKYHPHGDSAVYETMVRMAQDFSYRYMLVDGHGNFGSVDGDSAAAMRYTEARMSKISNELVRDIRKDTVDYQDNYDGAEKEPVVLPARFPNLLVNGAAGIAVGMATNIPPHQLGEVIDGVLALSRNPELSIDELMEHIPGPDFPTAGLIMGRSGIRKAYHTGRGSITIRANAHINEQRSGKEEIIVTELPFQVNKARLVEKIAELVREKKIDGITDLRDETSRKGMRIVIEIRKDANANVILNNLYKWTALQTTFGVNLLALVNGQPEVLNLKQSLSLYLDHQVEVIRRRTQFDLNKAEARAHILEGLRIALDHIDAIIELIRSSETTDIARQGLIENYDLSHEQAQAILDMRLQRLTGLERDKIENEYEALIERIAELKAILADNEKVLNIIRDELSDIKKRYNDERRTAIHASENVLEDEDLIPQENVVISITHEGYIKRLPLTTYRSQRRGGRGIQGMGTNDGDFVEHLFTTNSHHTILFFSNKGKVYRLKAYEVPELKRTAKGIPVINLLQIEKGEEISTVIPIEKYRDDDYLLFITKKGIAKRTPLSAYANIRRGGLFAVNIREDDELHGVRLTDGASDIILGTKNGIAIRFNEEDVRLMGRTATGVKGISLDLDDEVIGMDMIRPEEDVLLVTNKGFGKRTKEDEFKVQNRGGKGLKACTLTERTGHVIALRVLSDDYDLMVMTEKGIIIRIHVNEISELGRYAQGVMLIRVDENEEVSTVAPVEVEEMEEEIQEEEEEEEEEEEKGEESSPQTDGDDE
- the guaB gene encoding IMP dehydrogenase yields the protein MREDKFGKQGLTFDDVLLLPDRSEIHPRDVDIHSKLTAKLPLNMPILSASMDTVTEAEMAIAMAREGGLGVIHKNMSVEEQAEMVDMVKRSESGVITNPFFLTPDRQVYDAEHLMGKFRISGVPIVDEEQKLVGILTNRDLRFIDDYAIQIDDVMTKTNLVTAPVGTTLAEAEKILQQYKIEKLPLVDNDMELKGLITIKDIEKAIEYPRSAKDEQGRLLVAAAVGVAHDTQVRMKALVEAGVDAIVIDTAHGHSRGVLDQVAQIREAYPEVTLIVGNVATGAGTRDLIQAGADVVKVGIGPGSICTTRVVTGIGVPQITAVYECAAEAQKHGVPIIADGGIKYSGDIVKALAAGANAVMLGSMLAGVSESPGETEIYQGRQFKVYRGMGSMSAMEKGSKDRYFQEDNQKFVPEGIEGRTPYKGPLADTLYQLTGGIRSGMGYCGAANLEQLRNDGQFVQITNASLKENHPHDVQITKEAPNYSI
- the remB gene encoding extracellular matrix regulator RemB, which gives rise to MFVHIGGYTVIRSKDIVAILNYDVQEASTITQQYLASLNENEIVKIVEDNDATKSLVVTSEKLYHSPISSTTLKRRSQSMFVDGNDEGR